A single genomic interval of Rhododendron vialii isolate Sample 1 chromosome 3a, ASM3025357v1 harbors:
- the LOC131319141 gene encoding NAC domain-containing protein 96-like — MQAKKENRKQEREREREREREGEMDVMPGYRFYPTEEELVSFYLEKKIQGRRQEDLNQVIPELYIYEFNPWDLPDFAGERCPKDTEQWFFFVPRQEKEVRGGRPNRLTNTGFWKATGSPGYVYSSDNRIIGAKRTMVFYKGRAPTGTKTQWKMNEYRAVDGESASPSSLSATPKLREEFSLCRVYIRSKCLRAFDRRPSSSSSSSSSAAAASVTSTATVNQANDDHHIDHDWAATSDHDHYQNDHPMMERIITTSPDLSSSRDHASPNSQTFNQAHDHRHVDHDSVATSYHDHYQNNHPITERIITTSPDLSSSRDHASLNSQTFNQAHDHHHVDHDWAATTYHEHHQNNHPMMERTITTSLGQSSSEAHANPNSQTFNQADHDHHNVYHDWAATTCHDHLQNDHPMMERLITTSLDQSSTRDHANPNCDMEFDNNEDLWDFWEQLNLS, encoded by the exons ATGCAagcaaagaaagaaaacagaaaacaggagagagagagagagagagagagagagagagagggagagatggatgTGATGCCAGGTTATAGATTCTACCCAACGGAGGAAGAGCTGGTTTCGTTCTATTTGGAGAAGAAGATACAAGGAAGGAGACAAGAAGACCTAAACCAAGTGATACCCGAGCTTTACATTTACGAGTTCAACCCATGGGATCTCCCAG ATTTTGCAGGAGAGCGTTGTCCCAAAGATACGGAACAATGGTTCTTCTTCGTCCCTAGGCAAGAGAAAGAAGTCCGTGGAGGGAGACCGAACCGGCTCACAAATACGGGGTTTTGGAAAGCCACGGGCTCCCCCGGTTACGTCTATTCTTCCGATAACCGAATAATCGGTGCGAAGAGGACTATGGTATTTTACAAGGGGAGAGCTCCAACTGGAACGAAAACTCAATGGAAGATGAATGAGTATAGGGCTGTTGATGGAGAATCAGCTTCACCGTCGTCACTTAGTGCAACGCCAAAG CTACGGGAAGAGTTCAGCTTATGTAGAGTGTACATCAGATCAAAATGCCTACGTGCATTCGATAGGCGGCcatcctcatcatcatcatcctcatcatcAGCTGCTGCTGCGAGTGTGACAAGCACTGCAACGGTTAACCAAGCTAATGATGATCACCACATTGATCATGATTGGGCGGCAACTTCCGATCATGATCATTATCAAAACGATCATCCCATGATGGAGAGAATAATCACCACCTCACCGGATCTGAGCTCCTCAAGGGACCATGCAAGCCCTAATTCTCAAACTTTTAACCAAGCTCATGATCATCGCCACGTTGATCATGATTCGGTGGCAACTTCCTATCACGATCATTATCAGAACAATCATCCCATAACGGAGAGAATAATCACCACCTCACCAGATCTGAGCTCCTCAAGGGACCATGCAAGCCTTAATTCTCAAACTTTTAACCAAGCTCATGATCATCACCACGTTGATCATGATTGGGCGGCCACAACCTATCATGAGCATCATCAAAACAATCATCCCATGATGGAGAGGACAATCACCACCTCACTTGGTCAGAGCTCCTCAGAGGCCCATGCAAACCCCAATTCTCAAACTTTTAACCAAGCTGATCATGATCATCACAATGTTTATCATGATTGGGCGGCAACAACCTGCCATGATCATCTTCAGAACGATCATCCCATGATGGAGAGATTAATCACCACCTCACTAGATCAGAGCTCCACAAGGGACCATGCAAACCCTAACTGTGACATGGAGTTTGATAATAATGAGGATCTGTGGGACTTTTGGGAACAACTTAATTTGTCCTAA